One genomic segment of Flectobacillus major DSM 103 includes these proteins:
- a CDS encoding outer membrane beta-barrel family protein — protein sequence MMKKLFLLLILSGQILAQNKSIVGSVKDTQNESVIGATVKLMNSSDSSFVKGGITDINGNFLLQNLSSGSYFLEITSMGFLKYRSVKRTLDQQQTKVELPVIILLPARSTTLNEVVVSAKKPLIEQEIDKTVVNVGTMISAASSNTLEVLGKTPGISVDAQGNISLYGKSGAMVLIDGRSTYMSGTDLVAYLKSLPGGLLDKLELMDNPPAKYDAAGSSIINIILKKNKARGLTGNVSSGMSMGQKLRANNSVNVNLNRQKINWFWGIDQSLDKDYTEETSQRTIFDNDKISIANIQSKNYSDYKSNSLSGRFGADFTLSEKTILGVQFFLQNRPRSDEANYVNTTANQEFKGNNNGKIDWNSKSANVNFNHKFNSKGHELSGDLNILNYQSGGLRNFNRVTENELFDNKLSNNIDIYNFKTDYSLPLSKGASLESGLKVSFVKNDNDALFRNESAAIIYSRSNHFIYHENINAGYVNFRKSINKKLSLQMGLRAENTNILGELLPNESIQYQRFNQNFTNFFPSVFLSYNLDSLKNHNLSFNFTRRINRPNYQQFNPFLNYVDAYNYTQGNPALQPFYLNLVRFKYQYKSIYTLGFGYDGADGILGEITVREGETFIRKPFNTGIGNRMFMNHNLTLQPTKWLSSTLYFQLARFDIKSNINGETNHTVFFTARVSTNQQISFGKGWSSELSVQYKTEERIYPTTVLARASVYFSMQKKILKDKGAIKLNINDIFHSDTYRERIENFQNIYQNRININDTQRIGLAFSYRFGNEKYARKRRNRDNSATEETERVQ from the coding sequence ATGATGAAAAAACTATTTCTATTACTAATCCTATCGGGTCAAATATTGGCTCAAAATAAAAGTATAGTCGGGAGTGTCAAAGATACTCAAAATGAATCGGTGATAGGTGCTACTGTCAAACTTATGAACAGTAGCGACTCAAGTTTTGTGAAAGGAGGAATTACTGATATAAATGGGAATTTCCTTTTACAAAATTTATCTAGCGGCAGTTATTTTTTAGAAATCACTTCAATGGGTTTTTTGAAATATAGAAGTGTAAAAAGGACATTGGATCAACAACAAACCAAGGTGGAGTTGCCCGTTATTATCCTTTTGCCTGCTAGGAGTACTACTTTAAATGAGGTAGTTGTGAGTGCCAAAAAACCACTAATTGAGCAAGAAATCGATAAAACGGTTGTAAATGTAGGAACGATGATATCGGCAGCGTCCAGTAATACACTTGAAGTTTTGGGAAAAACACCAGGTATATCAGTGGATGCTCAGGGAAATATTAGCCTCTATGGAAAAAGTGGAGCAATGGTTTTGATTGATGGTCGCAGTACTTACATGAGCGGGACTGATTTGGTAGCTTATCTGAAATCTTTACCAGGCGGTTTGTTAGATAAACTCGAACTGATGGATAATCCACCTGCAAAATATGATGCCGCAGGGTCATCTATCATCAATATTATTTTGAAGAAGAATAAAGCAAGAGGTTTAACAGGTAATGTATCTTCAGGCATGTCGATGGGGCAAAAACTGAGAGCCAATAATAGTGTAAACGTTAATCTTAATCGTCAGAAAATCAATTGGTTTTGGGGAATAGACCAAAGTTTAGACAAGGACTACACAGAAGAAACATCACAAAGAACCATTTTCGATAATGACAAAATAAGTATAGCCAATATTCAGTCAAAAAACTATAGCGATTATAAATCTAATAGTCTCAGTGGAAGATTTGGGGCAGATTTTACATTGAGTGAAAAAACTATTTTGGGCGTGCAGTTTTTTTTACAAAATAGACCCCGTTCTGATGAAGCCAACTACGTAAATACGACAGCTAATCAGGAATTTAAAGGCAATAATAATGGCAAAATAGATTGGAACTCAAAATCTGCCAATGTCAACTTTAATCATAAATTCAATAGCAAAGGGCATGAGTTATCTGGAGATTTGAACATATTAAACTATCAGTCAGGAGGCTTACGAAACTTTAATAGAGTAACTGAAAATGAGCTTTTTGACAACAAACTATCCAACAATATTGATATCTATAACTTCAAAACAGACTATTCATTGCCATTGAGCAAAGGAGCAAGCTTGGAAAGTGGACTAAAGGTAAGTTTTGTCAAAAACGACAACGATGCACTTTTTCGGAATGAATCCGCTGCAATCATTTACAGCCGAAGTAACCACTTTATTTATCATGAAAATATAAATGCAGGATATGTAAATTTTAGAAAATCAATCAATAAGAAGTTGAGTTTGCAAATGGGTTTGAGAGCAGAAAATACCAATATCTTAGGAGAATTGTTACCAAACGAAAGTATTCAATATCAGCGATTTAATCAAAATTTTACCAACTTTTTCCCCAGTGTATTTTTAAGTTATAACCTAGACAGTTTAAAAAATCATAACCTTAGTTTTAATTTTACAAGAAGAATAAACAGACCCAATTATCAGCAATTTAATCCATTTCTAAACTATGTAGATGCCTATAATTACACACAAGGCAATCCAGCTTTACAACCATTTTACTTGAATTTAGTACGCTTTAAGTATCAGTATAAATCTATTTACACATTGGGTTTTGGCTATGACGGAGCAGATGGAATTCTGGGTGAAATAACCGTCAGAGAAGGCGAAACATTTATCCGAAAGCCATTTAATACGGGCATTGGTAACAGAATGTTTATGAATCATAATTTAACGTTACAACCGACCAAATGGCTAAGCTCAACATTGTACTTTCAATTGGCTCGATTTGACATTAAAAGTAACATAAACGGAGAAACCAATCATACAGTATTTTTTACGGCAAGAGTATCTACCAACCAACAAATTAGTTTTGGGAAGGGATGGTCAAGTGAACTTTCGGTGCAGTACAAAACCGAAGAAAGAATCTACCCGACAACAGTGCTAGCTCGGGCATCTGTTTACTTTTCGATGCAAAAAAAGATTTTGAAAGACAAAGGAGCAATAAAACTGAATATCAACGATATTTTTCACTCAGATACCTACCGAGAACGAATAGAAAACTTTCAGAATATTTACCAAAATAGGATTAATATAAACGATACTCAGCGAATTGGCTTGGCATTCAGTTATAGATTTGGTAACGAAAAATATGCCCGTAAACGCCGAAATAGAGACAATTCTGCTACCGAAGAGACAGAAAGAGTACAATAA
- a CDS encoding sensor histidine kinase, with the protein MQNWFFKYKLHHIPFWIAYHLLWMMINIGNFDGVIGYLFKGELPVKFIGYIIFQAAGAYFNLYYLIPKFLYVGKYRSYILLVILTVLICTGFITLGYFLNAYLSKMTFFELFNKRPDQWFIIFSTAALPSTVGSMTLAMSIKLGKNWLNAERKRLTLEKDNLETELKYLKSQINPHFLFNTINSIFVLIHKNPDLASESLANFSEMLRYQLYECNDQEILLSRDLLFLENFIELESLRLNENQTELLFEIDHESAHGVKIAPFILLPFVENAFKHISKGKTQKNFIKLLCSVKESEVFELSIRNSYHAETNIESSGIGLKNVKRRLDLVYPEKHHLEIEKGTDSFNVSLTINLN; encoded by the coding sequence ATGCAAAACTGGTTTTTCAAATATAAACTCCATCATATTCCATTTTGGATTGCCTATCATCTGCTTTGGATGATGATAAATATAGGTAATTTCGATGGTGTAATTGGGTATCTTTTTAAAGGCGAATTACCTGTTAAATTTATTGGATATATTATTTTTCAGGCAGCAGGAGCATATTTTAATTTGTATTATCTGATTCCGAAATTTTTGTATGTGGGCAAATACCGCAGCTATATTTTATTGGTTATTCTTACGGTTTTGATTTGTACGGGTTTTATTACTTTAGGCTATTTTTTGAATGCTTATTTATCAAAAATGACCTTTTTTGAATTATTCAACAAACGTCCAGACCAATGGTTTATCATTTTTTCGACGGCGGCTTTACCTTCTACGGTAGGCTCTATGACCTTGGCCATGAGTATAAAATTGGGTAAAAACTGGCTTAATGCCGAAAGGAAACGTCTTACACTTGAAAAGGACAATCTTGAAACCGAATTGAAGTATCTGAAATCTCAAATCAATCCCCATTTTTTGTTCAATACCATCAACTCTATTTTTGTTTTGATTCACAAAAACCCCGATTTGGCATCTGAATCGCTGGCAAACTTTTCAGAAATGCTTCGCTATCAGCTTTATGAATGTAACGACCAAGAGATTTTATTGAGCAGAGACTTGCTGTTTTTAGAAAATTTTATCGAATTGGAGTCATTACGTCTTAACGAAAATCAGACCGAACTTTTGTTTGAAATTGACCATGAATCGGCTCATGGAGTAAAAATTGCACCGTTTATTTTATTACCTTTTGTCGAAAATGCTTTCAAGCACATTTCAAAAGGAAAAACGCAAAAGAATTTCATAAAACTTCTTTGTTCGGTAAAAGAGTCGGAGGTTTTTGAATTAAGTATTCGAAATAGTTATCATGCAGAAACGAATATTGAAAGTTCAGGAATCGGTCTGAAAAATGTAAAAAGAAGGTTAGATTTGGTTTATCCAGAAAAACATCATTTAGAAATTGAAAAAGGAACTGATTCATTTAATGTTAGTTTGACAATCAATTTGAATTAA
- a CDS encoding sensor histidine kinase: protein MSFLEKILGKEAVKIGNYLGRSILAAILLFTVFMAFADIFFKNNDDEIALIATILLLLGAFVGRFLASLWQKKHISNWTFMVLIGLTFALIVSLMPIIDTLISHLEFLVVAIALIIYFSISILIGLLIKLTRMRNEYKLDVANTTALHSQSELQLLQSQLSPHFLFNTLNNLYGLSLTDHQKIPNLLLKLSDLLRYSVYDAKDILVPMAEEINYINNYSDFEKIRLGERLNLKTDFEESNPQKPFKIAPMLLIVFVENAFKHSKNSLDNVINIEISLKTWGNSILFSVVNSHNNMYNDKQKHSGFGLDNVKKRLDLIYKGEYDLEINETTTNYEVKLRINGK, encoded by the coding sequence ATGAGCTTTTTAGAAAAAATATTGGGAAAAGAAGCCGTTAAAATCGGCAATTATTTGGGGCGGTCTATTCTAGCTGCAATACTCCTGTTTACCGTCTTTATGGCATTTGCAGATATTTTTTTCAAGAATAATGACGACGAAATAGCCTTAATCGCAACTATTTTGTTGTTGCTGGGTGCATTTGTAGGTCGTTTTTTGGCGAGCTTATGGCAAAAAAAGCATATTAGTAATTGGACATTTATGGTACTTATTGGTTTGACTTTCGCCCTGATAGTATCTTTGATGCCTATTATAGACACTCTTATTTCTCATCTGGAGTTTTTAGTTGTCGCTATAGCGTTGATTATCTATTTTAGTATTAGTATCTTGATTGGCTTACTCATAAAACTTACACGTATGCGTAATGAATACAAGTTAGACGTAGCCAACACAACTGCTTTGCATAGTCAATCCGAACTACAGCTTCTTCAGTCTCAACTAAGCCCACATTTTTTGTTCAATACCCTCAATAATCTGTACGGTTTGTCATTAACCGACCACCAAAAAATACCTAATTTATTGCTAAAACTATCAGATTTGTTGAGGTATTCGGTGTACGATGCCAAAGATATTTTAGTGCCAATGGCAGAGGAAATAAACTATATCAATAACTATAGTGACTTTGAAAAAATACGCTTAGGCGAACGCCTCAACTTAAAAACAGACTTTGAAGAAAGTAACCCTCAAAAGCCATTTAAAATAGCTCCTATGCTGTTGATTGTTTTTGTAGAAAATGCGTTTAAACATTCCAAAAACAGCTTGGATAATGTAATAAATATAGAAATTAGCCTTAAAACTTGGGGAAATTCAATACTATTTTCGGTAGTAAACTCTCATAATAATATGTACAACGACAAGCAAAAACATAGCGGATTTGGCCTAGACAATGTAAAAAAAAGGTTGGATTTGATATATAAAGGCGAGTATGATTTGGAAATTAACGAGACGACAACTAACTACGAAGTAAAACTCAGGATAAATGGAAAATAA
- a CDS encoding TonB-dependent receptor domain-containing protein has product MKKLFLFLLITNYAFGQISGKVLNTKNEPIAFANVILYSAKDSSLVTGTTTNELGVFSLNFSQAGDFFTKTSFIGYGNSVSNIFNISNISKTHELEIIYLKEENNTLEEVTIAAKRELIQTTAIDKIINIQSSLLTKGSNALQVFERLPGVITNRRNNQFSLNGQNGVTVLFNGRKVQMPVEEIMALLENTVADNIEKIELITSPTAQYDADGGAGIINIIFKNNETLGTKINFSATAGYGYREKALTTIGFSKGYKKLNLNASYSFNHDIRKSGYEGDGTAGASFMLGETFNTFYGIARRYQNTHNLNFAAQYQPNAKTTLGVDFVGTFDKSQNLVNNGGTYQPKNREYFEIVMLSDGLTTKQNNIASVFLKQNFSSKTQFNVDLTYINYANNSPATITSAYFDKQKQAIKPPFSIFTFGNRGESVSTIDVGVFKTDLSTQFSEKINGDFGIKISYAQNENDSKVERKVNDGWEIDPRSQSQLKSQEQIVATYSQFKFLLNHKANLLLGLRYEYWKRDFSNQDKPFEISKFFPSVLYTYAVNQNTSINFNYSRRISRPAYTDLISNLFYTDPTFIFSGNPLLKPTLSDILKVEYSRNGLSVGISAQYDLNPILRYQITSNATKDMGISSPQNLDYMKSLNLFFTYPWQITQWWKFTLSSLTSLRDYKVSYSLSPTEKRYLFQNLNISQQINLPKNFEIELSGWYNFPYFEGPNFIKAFGVANVGIGKKLKDDKGVFLLTLPDIFRSFNVYSHNGGMTPIAFDINTISHWRDETAFYRVIKLTYSRSFGGNIKKASNSFGDEEKNRVGN; this is encoded by the coding sequence ATGAAAAAGCTATTCCTTTTTTTACTGATAACCAATTATGCTTTTGGACAAATAAGTGGCAAGGTTCTGAATACCAAAAATGAACCGATAGCTTTCGCCAATGTTATTTTATATTCAGCTAAGGATTCGTCTCTGGTTACTGGTACAACTACCAATGAACTTGGCGTTTTTTCTTTAAATTTTTCACAAGCAGGGGATTTTTTTACTAAAACAAGTTTTATAGGATACGGAAATTCTGTCTCTAACATATTTAATATCAGCAATATATCAAAAACACACGAATTAGAAATTATTTACCTAAAAGAAGAAAACAATACACTGGAAGAAGTAACTATTGCAGCCAAAAGAGAGCTAATTCAGACCACTGCCATCGACAAAATCATCAATATCCAAAGTAGTTTATTGACTAAGGGAAGCAATGCCTTGCAAGTTTTTGAAAGGTTGCCAGGCGTGATTACCAACCGAAGAAATAATCAATTTAGCCTCAATGGACAAAATGGAGTAACAGTTTTGTTTAATGGCAGAAAAGTACAAATGCCCGTTGAGGAAATTATGGCTTTACTCGAAAATACTGTGGCGGACAATATCGAAAAAATCGAATTGATTACTTCGCCTACTGCCCAATATGATGCCGATGGCGGAGCAGGTATTATCAATATTATTTTCAAGAATAATGAAACATTGGGTACAAAAATCAATTTTTCGGCCACCGCTGGTTATGGTTATAGAGAGAAAGCTCTTACAACCATAGGCTTTTCTAAAGGATATAAAAAGTTAAATCTGAACGCCTCGTACTCCTTCAACCATGATATTCGTAAATCTGGCTATGAAGGCGATGGCACGGCAGGGGCTTCGTTTATGTTGGGAGAAACATTTAACACTTTTTACGGGATTGCTCGTCGATACCAAAATACTCATAATCTCAATTTTGCAGCACAATATCAACCCAATGCCAAAACTACACTTGGAGTAGATTTTGTAGGAACTTTTGATAAATCTCAAAATTTGGTGAATAATGGCGGTACTTATCAGCCTAAAAATAGAGAATATTTTGAAATTGTTATGCTTTCTGACGGATTGACAACCAAACAAAATAATATTGCTTCTGTTTTCCTCAAGCAAAATTTTTCTTCAAAAACACAATTCAATGTCGATTTGACCTACATTAATTACGCCAACAATAGTCCTGCCACTATCACTTCAGCATATTTTGATAAACAGAAGCAAGCCATCAAACCTCCGTTTTCAATTTTTACTTTTGGAAATAGAGGAGAAAGCGTTTCTACAATTGATGTGGGCGTTTTCAAAACCGATTTGAGTACGCAGTTTAGTGAAAAAATCAATGGCGATTTTGGCATAAAAATCAGTTATGCACAAAATGAAAATGATAGCAAAGTAGAAAGAAAAGTAAATGATGGCTGGGAAATAGACCCACGTTCTCAAAGCCAACTCAAAAGTCAGGAACAAATTGTTGCGACTTATTCTCAATTCAAATTTTTGCTTAATCATAAGGCTAACCTTCTTTTGGGCTTGCGGTACGAATATTGGAAAAGGGATTTTAGTAATCAAGATAAACCTTTTGAGATTTCAAAATTCTTTCCATCAGTACTTTATACGTATGCCGTTAATCAAAATACATCGATAAATTTCAATTACAGCCGCAGAATTAGTCGCCCAGCTTATACCGATTTGATTTCTAATTTGTTTTATACCGACCCTACTTTTATTTTCTCAGGAAATCCCCTTCTCAAACCTACCCTTTCTGATATACTCAAAGTAGAGTATTCAAGAAACGGATTAAGTGTTGGTATTTCGGCACAATACGATTTGAATCCGATTTTGAGGTATCAGATTACATCAAATGCCACCAAAGATATGGGCATTTCGTCCCCTCAAAATCTTGATTATATGAAAAGTCTGAATTTGTTTTTTACCTACCCTTGGCAAATAACCCAATGGTGGAAATTTACCTTGAGTAGCCTCACTTCACTAAGAGATTATAAGGTTTCTTACAGCCTATCTCCTACCGAAAAGCGTTATTTATTTCAAAATCTGAATATTTCACAACAAATCAATTTACCCAAAAACTTTGAAATTGAACTTTCTGGATGGTATAATTTTCCCTATTTTGAAGGCCCTAATTTTATCAAAGCTTTTGGTGTAGCCAATGTAGGCATTGGAAAAAAACTCAAGGATGATAAAGGCGTTTTTCTACTTACTTTACCCGACATTTTTCGTTCGTTTAACGTTTATTCACACAACGGAGGTATGACACCTATTGCTTTTGACATCAACACGATTTCTCATTGGCGTGATGAAACCGCTTTTTATCGGGTTATCAAATTAACCTATTCGAGGAGTTTTGGAGGGAATATAAAAAAAGCTTCCAATAGCTTTGGCGATGAAGAGAAAAACAGAGTGGGGAACTGA
- a CDS encoding LytR/AlgR family response regulator transcription factor codes for MENKISCLIVDDEPIARQIIEKYCSHLPEIELLASCENVFVAKKVLESQTVDLLFLDINMPVLDGIAFLKTLKNPPSVIFTTAYKEFALDAFDLSAIDYLLKPFSLDRFMIAVDKVKEKLALLKQPSIKSIEKTAENFTFIKADGKIHKVDFSTLLYAEAKGNNVLIVSESQTIFPVMTFSDFLALLPNQNFLRLHRSFVINKTKISHVEGNRVFIDKTEIPIGGNYRADFLKSLGIGN; via the coding sequence ATGGAAAATAAAATATCGTGTCTCATTGTAGATGATGAACCTATCGCCAGACAAATTATAGAAAAATACTGCTCTCATTTGCCTGAAATTGAGTTATTAGCGAGTTGCGAAAATGTTTTTGTAGCTAAGAAAGTATTAGAAAGCCAAACGGTTGATTTACTTTTTCTGGACATTAATATGCCCGTTTTGGATGGAATAGCATTTTTAAAAACACTCAAAAATCCACCCTCTGTCATATTCACTACGGCATACAAGGAATTTGCCCTTGATGCCTTTGACCTTTCGGCAATAGATTATTTGCTCAAACCTTTTTCGTTGGATAGATTTATGATTGCTGTTGATAAAGTCAAAGAAAAATTAGCTTTACTAAAACAACCTTCTATAAAATCGATAGAAAAAACCGCAGAAAATTTTACGTTTATCAAAGCTGATGGGAAAATACACAAAGTAGATTTTAGCACTTTACTCTATGCTGAGGCCAAAGGCAATAATGTGCTCATTGTTTCCGAAAGCCAAACTATTTTCCCAGTCATGACATTTAGTGATTTTTTAGCATTATTGCCCAATCAAAATTTCCTAAGACTTCATCGGTCATTTGTAATCAATAAAACCAAAATAAGCCATGTTGAAGGCAACAGGGTATTTATTGATAAAACTGAAATACCTATTGGCGGAAATTACAGAGCAGATTTTTTGAAAAGCTTGGGAATCGGCAATTGA